A genomic region of Runella rosea contains the following coding sequences:
- a CDS encoding DUF3500 domain-containing protein, whose amino-acid sequence MQTCSFVSQRTSDSAKIFALLFLYLYVVPVELHAQKKLSSDLKSASEQFLGTLSAEQKALANLPFDSEWRYDWNYTPRQRKGLPLKQMDETQRKAAMNLLKVALSDQGLAKAEAIISLEYVLRQVEKRPENDTYRDPENYAFAVFGSPEAKQPWGWSVEGHHLSLHFTIVDNKVEFMPSFFGSNPGIVLPGYVQEGKQVLKEETDAAFRLLGSFDEQQLKKVMLADKAPNDLLTTNSRKVNLENREGLALGDMTPAQQKMFQELINIYLSRYHVTLKNQELDRLRQADMNKISFAWMGDREPIRGAGHGHYFRVHGPTFLIEYDNTQNGGNHVHSVVRDLTNDWGEDLLKAHYDAAHKK is encoded by the coding sequence ATGCAAACCTGCTCTTTTGTTTCTCAAAGAACCTCTGACAGTGCAAAAATTTTTGCGCTTCTATTCCTTTATCTCTATGTTGTTCCAGTGGAGCTACACGCGCAAAAAAAGCTCAGTAGTGACTTGAAATCAGCTTCTGAGCAATTTTTAGGAACCCTTTCGGCCGAACAAAAAGCATTGGCCAATTTGCCTTTCGACTCGGAGTGGCGCTATGATTGGAACTACACGCCGCGTCAACGCAAAGGATTGCCTCTCAAACAAATGGACGAAACCCAACGCAAAGCGGCCATGAATTTGTTGAAAGTGGCCCTCAGCGACCAAGGATTAGCCAAAGCCGAGGCGATTATTAGCTTAGAATACGTATTGCGCCAAGTGGAAAAACGGCCCGAAAATGACACATACCGCGACCCTGAAAATTACGCCTTTGCCGTTTTTGGTAGTCCCGAAGCCAAGCAGCCCTGGGGCTGGAGCGTGGAAGGCCATCATTTGTCGTTGCATTTTACGATTGTGGATAACAAAGTGGAATTTATGCCGAGCTTTTTCGGGAGCAATCCAGGCATTGTACTTCCAGGCTACGTTCAGGAAGGAAAACAGGTGTTGAAAGAAGAAACTGATGCAGCTTTTCGATTATTGGGCTCTTTTGACGAGCAACAACTCAAAAAAGTAATGCTTGCTGACAAAGCGCCCAATGATTTACTGACCACCAATTCTCGAAAGGTAAATCTCGAAAATCGGGAAGGATTGGCACTGGGCGATATGACACCTGCACAACAGAAAATGTTTCAGGAATTGATAAATATCTATTTAAGCCGATACCACGTAACGCTCAAAAATCAGGAATTGGACCGCCTGCGTCAGGCAGATATGAACAAAATTTCGTTTGCTTGGATGGGCGACCGCGAGCCGATTCGGGGGGCAGGGCATGGGCATTATTTTCGTGTACACGGTCCCACGTTTTTGATTGAGTATGACAATACCCAAAACGGCGGCAACCACGTTCATTCCGTGGTGCGAGATTTAACCAATGATTGGGGTGAAGATTTATTAAAAGCGCATTACGACGCAGCCCATAAAAAGTAA